One genomic region from Rosa rugosa chromosome 1, drRosRugo1.1, whole genome shotgun sequence encodes:
- the LOC133726261 gene encoding uncharacterized protein LOC133726261 has protein sequence MAASDPSTTEPQSSPPHPPSLSAVLSESLRIIKSHFPQLLFLSSLYLFPKAFASIAHPTRQSLIKAHRPFPPTYQPETLLALVFSVYSSVVSVSGYVFYSLGLWYVTHTVGKPTTCNSVSVSVLPLLASTMGYLHLIDVQGLRRISLLSCSF, from the exons ATGGCTGCTTCCGATCCGTCCACCACCGAACCTCAATCGTCGCCGCCACACCCTCCATCTCTCTCCGCCGTCCTCAGCGAGTCTCTCCGCATCATCAAATCCCACTTCCCACAACTACTCTTCCTCTCCTCCCTCTACCTCTTCCCCAAAGCCTTCGCCTCCATCGCCCACCCGACCCGCCAGAGCCTCATCAAGGCCCACCGCCCGTTTCCCCCCACCTACCAGCCCGAGACCCTCCTCGCCCTCGTCTTCTCCGTCTACAGCTCCGTCGTCTCCGTCTCGGGATACGTGTTCTACTCTCTCGGCCTCTGGTACGTCACCCACACCGTCGGCAAGCCCACCACCTGTAACTCCGTCTCGGTTTCCGTTCTGCCTCTGCTGG CTTCAACTATGGGCTATTTGCACTTGATAGATGTACAGGGCTTACGGAGAATCAGCTTATTGTCATGTAGTTTCTGA
- the LOC133745312 gene encoding uncharacterized protein LOC133745312, whose translation MGRWVRPEVYPLMAAMTFVTSLCVFQLTRNVFLNPDVRVNKAHRRMAVLENEEEGEKYAEHGLRKFLRTRPPEIMPTINHFFSNSQEDK comes from the exons ATGGGTCGTTGGGTTAGGCCTGAG GTATACCCGCTCATGGCTGCGATGACATTTGTGACAAGCTTGTGCGTATTTCAGCTTACAAGGAATGTATTCCTCAACCCAGATGTCAG AGTGAACAAAGCTCACCGGAGAATGGCGGTGCTCGAAAACGAAGAAGAGGGAGAGAAGTATGCCGAACATGGCCTCCGGAAATTCCTCCGGACTCGCCCACCGGAGATCATGCCTACAATCAACCACTTCTTCTCTAATTCTCAAGAAGATAAATGA